Proteins from a genomic interval of Nitrospina gracilis Nb-211:
- a CDS encoding hydrogenase large subunit, whose translation MNFKLSELLAKQLQGAGLVVERRKGVPPLLEVEPNQWADVAREARAVDCRLVAEWASQENDGFTVHAAFARREEGYALVAARLHHGSNFFRTLVPHYPAASRMERTIHDLFGLHARGHSDLRGWIKHEHWPEETFPLRKNFPADSKMEYRAGEFPFIPMDAEGAYAIPVGPVHAGIIEPGHFRFSAVGEQILNLEQRLGYVHKGIEKQMEGRDVASGIRLAGRISGDATVAHSWAFCLAAEQAVGVEVPRRAAHLRAVLCELERIANHVGDIGAICNDAAWSFMHMQCQRLREDCARLHHRLFGHRLLMDTVIPGGMTVDLDAKGISLLLEHTRCIAREMEELFTIYEDHPSIRERVIGSGTVSAEDARALGLVGYAARSAEQDLDARRDAVYPPYDQHPPAVQVCRGGDVSARLWIRFQEIQASARLIQQLLENLPVGPVKKEVPVPTTECWGFAAVESWRGEIAVWLRFGEEGVIDRYYVRDPSVVNWLGLELAVREVPVPDFPLNNKSFNCSYSGNDL comes from the coding sequence ATGAACTTCAAGCTGAGTGAGCTTCTGGCGAAACAGCTCCAGGGCGCCGGCCTGGTTGTGGAGCGGCGCAAGGGAGTGCCGCCGCTTCTGGAGGTGGAGCCCAATCAGTGGGCTGATGTGGCACGCGAGGCCCGTGCTGTGGACTGCCGGCTTGTGGCGGAGTGGGCCTCGCAGGAGAATGACGGCTTCACCGTCCATGCCGCCTTCGCCCGCCGGGAGGAGGGTTATGCCTTGGTCGCGGCCCGATTGCATCATGGAAGCAACTTCTTTCGCACACTGGTTCCTCATTATCCGGCGGCGTCCCGGATGGAACGCACGATCCACGATCTGTTCGGCCTCCATGCGAGGGGGCATTCAGACCTGCGGGGCTGGATCAAGCATGAGCACTGGCCGGAAGAGACATTTCCCCTGCGCAAGAATTTCCCGGCAGATTCGAAAATGGAATATCGGGCGGGCGAGTTTCCTTTCATCCCTATGGATGCGGAGGGAGCCTACGCCATTCCCGTCGGCCCTGTGCACGCGGGAATCATTGAGCCGGGACACTTCCGTTTTTCCGCCGTAGGCGAGCAAATCCTCAACCTGGAACAACGCCTCGGATATGTACATAAAGGCATCGAGAAGCAGATGGAAGGGCGGGATGTGGCATCCGGCATTCGCCTCGCAGGACGGATCTCCGGAGATGCCACGGTGGCTCACAGTTGGGCGTTTTGCCTGGCAGCGGAACAGGCCGTCGGGGTGGAAGTCCCCCGGCGGGCGGCCCATTTGCGCGCGGTTTTGTGCGAGCTCGAACGCATCGCCAATCACGTGGGAGACATCGGGGCCATCTGTAACGATGCCGCATGGAGCTTCATGCACATGCAGTGTCAGCGTCTGCGTGAGGATTGTGCCCGTTTGCACCACCGCCTGTTCGGGCATCGGCTCTTAATGGATACAGTGATCCCCGGAGGGATGACGGTGGATCTGGATGCAAAGGGAATTTCCTTGTTGTTGGAACATACCCGGTGCATCGCAAGGGAAATGGAGGAATTGTTCACCATCTACGAAGACCACCCTTCTATCCGGGAGCGCGTAATCGGGTCCGGTACCGTCTCTGCAGAAGATGCACGGGCCCTGGGTCTTGTGGGTTATGCCGCACGCAGTGCGGAACAGGACCTCGACGCGCGGCGGGACGCGGTCTATCCTCCTTACGACCAGCATCCACCGGCGGTGCAGGTATGTCGAGGCGGCGACGTTTCGGCGCGTCTATGGATCCGCTTCCAGGAAATTCAGGCCAGCGCCCGGCTGATTCAGCAATTACTTGAAAATCTGCCGGTGGGTCCCGTGAAAAAAGAAGTTCCTGTGCCCACGACGGAATGTTGGGGATTCGCCGCAGTGGAATCCTGGCGCGGGGAGATTGCGGTCTGGCTCCGGTTCGGCGAAGAGGGTGTGATCGACCGCTATTACGTGCGCGATCCTTCGGTGGTCAACTGGCTCGGGCTGGAACTGGCCGTGCGCGAAGTTCCTGTACCGGATTTTCCACTCAACAACAAATCGTTCAACTGTTCCTATTCCGGGAACGATCTCTGA
- a CDS encoding T6SS phospholipase effector Tle1-like catalytic domain-containing protein, producing the protein MTRSLHFTLLALAFLIFFGCSHTLPVNHTPVEPDINAKRKLVVFLDGTHNDESSHTNIAKLHNLVTLQDRTDIHTTYIVGVGTGLKVIGMGMGWGIGKDVREAYLFLARNYRPERGDEIHLFGFSRGAYAARILAGLLYTVGIPDLQSIPEADQMDFIEDIYSAFKGDMSVAERRREVQQETGLTPKPVTVRFMGLWDTVEALGWPDYEENFIDPNLNYVDQLCNVDKAAHAVSIDDDRARIFTPILLTHGHLVENCKEKDINDVVEEVWFAGAHADIGGGYNDTDINGVSFNWMLDQIGPYGLVPKNTRVYADPYGRTHDPESGWFRFIYRNRNRNLAAYALPIHNKGKLKMHQSVFDRLGKACRQSFEFDWQKSEFAKCFDFSSNNGAIHYLEEKQCFDVIDYKQPPPLRNGFCPPCAP; encoded by the coding sequence TTGACTCGTTCGCTCCATTTCACCCTGCTCGCATTGGCGTTTCTCATTTTCTTCGGTTGTTCTCACACGCTCCCCGTCAACCACACACCGGTTGAACCGGACATCAATGCGAAACGAAAACTGGTGGTGTTTCTGGACGGCACTCACAACGACGAAAGCAGTCACACCAACATCGCCAAGCTTCACAATCTCGTCACGTTGCAGGACCGGACCGACATCCACACCACCTACATCGTCGGCGTGGGAACCGGACTGAAAGTCATCGGCATGGGCATGGGCTGGGGAATCGGAAAAGACGTGCGGGAGGCTTACCTGTTCCTGGCCCGCAACTACCGGCCGGAGCGGGGAGATGAAATCCATCTTTTCGGGTTCAGCCGGGGCGCTTACGCCGCGCGCATTCTTGCCGGCCTTCTGTACACCGTGGGCATCCCGGATTTGCAATCCATTCCCGAAGCGGATCAGATGGATTTCATAGAAGACATCTACTCGGCTTTCAAGGGAGACATGAGCGTCGCCGAGCGGCGGCGGGAGGTGCAACAGGAAACGGGCCTGACGCCAAAACCCGTGACCGTCCGGTTCATGGGCCTGTGGGATACCGTGGAAGCCTTGGGCTGGCCGGATTATGAGGAAAACTTCATCGATCCCAATCTCAATTACGTCGATCAATTATGCAACGTGGACAAAGCCGCGCACGCGGTATCGATCGATGACGACCGCGCCCGCATTTTCACTCCCATCCTGTTAACGCACGGTCACCTGGTCGAAAACTGCAAAGAAAAAGACATCAATGACGTGGTCGAGGAAGTGTGGTTCGCAGGCGCCCATGCGGATATTGGAGGTGGGTACAACGACACCGACATCAACGGCGTTTCCTTCAACTGGATGCTGGATCAGATCGGGCCCTACGGCCTGGTTCCCAAAAACACGCGAGTGTACGCCGACCCCTACGGGCGCACGCACGACCCCGAAAGCGGCTGGTTCCGATTCATCTACCGCAACCGCAACCGCAACCTGGCCGCCTATGCCTTGCCGATCCACAACAAGGGTAAGCTCAAAATGCATCAATCCGTATTTGATCGTCTGGGAAAGGCCTGCCGCCAGTCCTTCGAGTTCGACTGGCAGAAATCCGAATTCGCAAAGTGCTTTGACTTCTCCAGCAACAACGGGGCCATCCATTACCTCGAAGAAAAGCAATGTTTCGATGTGATCGATTACAAACAGCCGCCTCCACTGCGCAATGGCTTCTGCCCACCGTGCGCGCCCTGA
- a CDS encoding sigma-54-dependent transcriptional regulator: MQTANKILIVDDEEIVRRAFTHQLTQRGFEVEAKDSAEKALDVLTREWPGIVITDMMMPGMNGLELLAAIREMDPDLPVVLMTGQGDVPMAVKAIQDGAYDFLEKPFETGRFMDVINRALEKRRLVMEVRELKAARESSRGKVQIIGKSPAIEKLRQTVTNIADCDVDVLLVGETGAGKDLIARCLHEQSKRAGNHFVAINCGAIPEAIIESELFGHEAGSFTGASKRRIGKFEHAQGGTVFLDEIESMPLHLQVKLLHVLQDRYILRVGSNDPVNVDVRVIAATKEDLKQAYAENKFRKDLYYRLNVVQIELPALRDRQEDIPLLFQHFALEACARYNIQAPAPSKEMIQRLLSRQWEGNVRELRNEAEKFVLGLNLDLESSLMSSDEPASPNPGENDQTFKEQVANFERNLIEQELIRQRGDLKKAQEALQIPKQTLYDKIKTFGLNRKDYQ, translated from the coding sequence ATGCAAACTGCCAACAAGATTCTGATTGTGGACGACGAGGAAATCGTCCGCCGCGCTTTCACGCACCAATTGACCCAGCGCGGGTTCGAGGTGGAAGCGAAAGACTCCGCCGAAAAAGCACTGGATGTGCTGACACGGGAATGGCCGGGCATCGTCATCACCGACATGATGATGCCGGGCATGAACGGGCTGGAATTGCTGGCGGCTATCCGTGAAATGGACCCGGATCTTCCGGTGGTGTTGATGACGGGACAGGGCGATGTGCCGATGGCGGTGAAGGCCATTCAGGACGGCGCTTACGATTTTCTCGAAAAGCCGTTCGAGACCGGCCGTTTCATGGACGTCATCAACCGCGCATTGGAGAAACGCCGTCTGGTGATGGAAGTGCGCGAGCTCAAGGCCGCCCGCGAAAGCAGTCGCGGCAAGGTGCAGATCATCGGCAAATCCCCGGCCATTGAAAAACTGCGACAGACCGTAACGAACATTGCCGACTGCGATGTGGATGTGCTGTTGGTTGGAGAAACCGGGGCGGGCAAGGATCTCATCGCGCGCTGTCTGCACGAGCAGAGCAAGCGCGCGGGCAACCACTTCGTGGCCATCAACTGCGGCGCCATACCGGAAGCCATCATCGAAAGCGAACTGTTCGGGCATGAGGCGGGATCGTTCACCGGCGCCAGCAAGCGGCGCATCGGCAAGTTCGAACATGCGCAGGGCGGCACGGTGTTTCTGGATGAAATCGAGAGCATGCCGTTGCACCTGCAGGTCAAGCTGTTGCATGTTTTGCAGGACCGCTATATCCTGCGCGTGGGATCCAACGATCCGGTGAATGTGGATGTGCGTGTGATCGCCGCCACGAAAGAAGACTTGAAACAGGCGTACGCCGAAAACAAGTTCCGCAAGGATTTGTACTACCGCTTGAACGTGGTGCAGATCGAACTGCCGGCTCTCCGCGATCGCCAGGAAGACATACCGCTCCTGTTCCAGCATTTTGCGCTGGAGGCTTGCGCCCGTTACAACATCCAGGCACCCGCGCCTTCCAAAGAAATGATCCAGCGCTTGTTGAGCCGCCAGTGGGAGGGCAACGTGCGCGAGTTGCGCAACGAAGCGGAAAAATTCGTTCTCGGGCTCAACCTCGACCTTGAATCGTCCCTGATGTCCTCTGATGAACCCGCCAGTCCCAATCCGGGAGAGAACGATCAAACATTTAAAGAGCAGGTTGCGAATTTTGAGCGGAACCTGATCGAGCAGGAATTGATCCGACAGAGGGGGGATCTCAAAAAAGCCCAGGAGGCTCTGCAAATTCCGAAGCAGACGTTGTATGACAAAATCAAAACCTTCGGCTTGAACCGCAAGGATTACCAGTAA
- a CDS encoding MBL fold metallo-hydrolase yields the protein MSALQELAPGLHRWSEFSEEKQLNFNGYYLAQGGEAVLIDPPELDADTLHALKDTVARTGSHPLKAILLTNVHHDRASRRLKDVFQVPIHIHENDKPLLEFSPDATFKDGDTLPCGLRVIHLQNQKSPGESALLQKEKKWLFVGDALIGKVPGKVNQLPPDKFDDITKAREGLKVLLNYEFDDLLLGDGEPIRGNARQTLDVFFTD from the coding sequence ATGTCCGCATTGCAAGAACTGGCTCCGGGCCTGCACCGCTGGTCCGAGTTTTCCGAAGAAAAACAACTCAACTTCAACGGCTACTACCTGGCCCAGGGCGGCGAGGCGGTGCTGATCGATCCGCCGGAGCTGGACGCCGACACCCTGCACGCGCTGAAGGACACCGTCGCGCGGACCGGGAGCCATCCGTTGAAAGCCATCCTGCTCACCAACGTACACCACGACCGCGCCAGCCGGCGGTTGAAGGACGTCTTCCAGGTGCCGATTCATATCCACGAAAACGACAAGCCGCTTTTGGAATTTTCTCCCGACGCCACGTTCAAGGACGGCGACACCCTGCCCTGCGGCCTGCGGGTGATCCACCTGCAAAACCAGAAATCGCCGGGCGAGTCCGCTCTTCTGCAGAAGGAAAAGAAATGGCTGTTCGTGGGCGACGCGCTGATCGGCAAGGTACCGGGGAAAGTCAATCAACTGCCGCCGGATAAATTCGACGACATCACGAAAGCCAGGGAAGGCTTGAAGGTCCTGCTGAATTACGAGTTCGACGACCTTCTGCTGGGCGACGGTGAACCCATCCGTGGCAACGCGCGGCAGACGCTGGACGTGTTCTTCACCGACTGA
- the ggt gene encoding gamma-glutamyltransferase, which translates to MQRLKFGRILAAGLLVLVLPLTATAQLKNIYSQRDRFHPEVGSHGMVVSQEKTASNIGVDILKKGGNAVDAAIAIGFALAVTLPRAGNIGGGGFMMVHLAKTGETVVIDYREKAPAQAHRDMYLNPDGTVNRHLLEAHHLASGIPGTVAGLWMAHEKYGRLPWKDLVAPAIKLAERGILINNDHVFTITKGKKRLKEFEATRKMFFKADGSMYKLGERIAFPDLAGSLKLIAEQGPSAFYEGEIAQKIAADMQANGGIISLDDLKNYKPVLREPVRGTYRGFEVVSMPPPSAGGIQIIQILNILENYPLQEYGSNTAQTLHLIAEAMRRSFADRGQYMGDADYWPVPVETLVSKAYAGKLSRDINTDRATPSWQVKPGEFMNKESDETTHFSVMDEEGNVVTNTYTLNFSFGSGIVVPGTGILLNNEMDDFSAKAGAKNAYGLLGGDANAIQPGKKPLSSMCPTIVFKNGKPLLATGSPGGPRLTTATLQVLINVMDFGMNIAAATNAPRIHHQWMPDRLRVEKGLSQDTIDILKNMGHDVRVTNTIGSTQTVMRKGKFFFGASDPRRPGAAAKGY; encoded by the coding sequence ATGCAACGTTTGAAATTCGGCCGAATCCTGGCGGCAGGACTGCTGGTTCTCGTGCTTCCTCTCACCGCCACCGCGCAGTTGAAAAACATTTATTCTCAGCGTGACCGCTTTCATCCGGAGGTCGGCAGCCATGGCATGGTGGTGAGCCAGGAAAAAACGGCAAGCAACATCGGCGTGGATATTCTGAAGAAAGGCGGCAACGCGGTGGATGCGGCCATCGCCATCGGCTTCGCGCTGGCGGTCACTCTGCCGCGCGCGGGGAACATCGGCGGCGGCGGATTCATGATGGTGCATCTGGCGAAAACCGGGGAGACGGTGGTCATCGACTACCGGGAAAAGGCGCCCGCCCAGGCGCATCGCGACATGTACTTGAACCCGGACGGTACGGTGAACCGCCACCTTCTGGAAGCGCACCACCTCGCCTCCGGCATTCCCGGCACCGTGGCGGGCCTGTGGATGGCGCACGAAAAATACGGCCGTCTGCCGTGGAAGGATCTCGTCGCCCCCGCCATCAAACTCGCCGAACGCGGCATCCTTATAAACAACGACCATGTCTTCACCATCACCAAGGGCAAGAAACGCCTGAAGGAGTTCGAAGCCACGCGCAAAATGTTTTTTAAGGCGGACGGTTCGATGTACAAGCTGGGTGAGCGGATCGCATTCCCGGACCTCGCGGGCTCACTGAAGCTCATCGCCGAGCAGGGCCCCTCGGCTTTTTACGAAGGAGAGATCGCGCAAAAAATCGCGGCGGACATGCAGGCGAACGGTGGCATCATCTCTCTCGACGACCTGAAAAATTACAAACCCGTCCTGCGCGAACCGGTGCGCGGCACCTACCGCGGGTTTGAGGTCGTCAGCATGCCGCCGCCCAGCGCCGGGGGCATTCAAATCATCCAGATCCTCAACATCCTCGAAAACTACCCGCTACAGGAATACGGCTCCAACACAGCGCAGACTCTGCACCTGATCGCGGAAGCCATGCGCCGTTCGTTCGCCGACCGCGGTCAGTACATGGGCGACGCGGATTACTGGCCGGTGCCGGTGGAAACGCTCGTCTCCAAAGCGTACGCCGGCAAACTGAGCCGGGACATCAACACGGACCGGGCTACACCGTCCTGGCAAGTGAAGCCGGGCGAGTTCATGAACAAGGAAAGCGACGAGACCACGCACTTTTCGGTGATGGACGAGGAGGGCAACGTGGTGACCAACACGTACACGCTGAACTTCAGCTTTGGCTCCGGCATCGTGGTGCCGGGCACCGGCATCCTGCTCAACAATGAAATGGATGACTTCTCCGCCAAGGCCGGCGCGAAGAACGCTTATGGACTCCTGGGCGGCGACGCCAATGCCATCCAGCCCGGCAAGAAACCACTCAGTTCCATGTGTCCGACCATCGTTTTCAAAAACGGCAAGCCGCTTCTTGCCACCGGCAGTCCCGGCGGACCGCGCCTGACCACGGCGACGCTGCAGGTGCTCATCAATGTCATGGACTTCGGCATGAACATCGCCGCCGCCACCAACGCGCCGCGCATCCACCACCAATGGATGCCCGACCGGCTGCGCGTGGAGAAGGGATTGAGCCAGGACACCATCGACATCCTTAAAAACATGGGACACGACGTGCGCGTGACCAACACCATCGGCTCCACGCAGACAGTCATGCGCAAGGGAAAATTCTTTTTCGGAGCGTCCGACCCGCGCCGGCCCGGCGCGGCGGCGAAGGGATACTGA
- a CDS encoding NmrA family NAD(P)-binding protein — MEGNRRNILVVGGTGYIGSRLVPRLCEKNHRIRCLTRSRIEKRKSSFHDVELVRGDLLQPATLPKALEGIDTAFYLAHSLDEKTDFEGKERRAAENFGLAAKRAGVKRIIYLGGLACGESNSLSPHLRSRKVVGDTLRASGVQVIEFQASIVLGRGSLSFEMIRALSERLPIMIMPRWVRVKAQPICICDVVLYLVQAVHLQTESNEIFQIGGGDQVSYKDLITEYSRQRKLWRMLIPVPVLTPYLSSLWLALVTPVYARVGRKLIESIKSPTVVTDHRAKTVFPDIQPMGMAASIEYALREIELFGPPA; from the coding sequence ATGGAGGGCAATCGCAGGAACATACTCGTGGTCGGGGGCACGGGCTACATCGGCAGTCGTCTGGTCCCTCGCCTGTGCGAAAAAAACCACCGCATCCGTTGCCTCACCCGGTCCCGCATCGAAAAAAGAAAATCCTCCTTCCACGACGTGGAACTGGTCCGGGGCGATCTGCTTCAGCCCGCCACTCTGCCGAAAGCGCTGGAAGGCATTGACACCGCTTTTTACCTGGCGCACAGCCTGGACGAGAAAACCGACTTCGAGGGAAAAGAACGGCGCGCCGCGGAAAATTTCGGCCTCGCCGCGAAAAGAGCCGGGGTGAAACGCATCATCTACCTCGGCGGGCTCGCCTGCGGCGAAAGCAACAGTTTGTCGCCGCATCTGCGTTCGCGCAAGGTGGTGGGCGACACGCTCCGCGCCTCCGGCGTGCAGGTCATCGAGTTTCAGGCGTCCATCGTGCTGGGCCGGGGCAGTCTGTCGTTCGAGATGATCCGCGCGCTGTCGGAGCGTTTGCCGATCATGATCATGCCGCGCTGGGTGCGGGTGAAGGCGCAACCCATCTGCATCTGCGACGTGGTGCTGTACCTGGTGCAGGCGGTGCACCTGCAAACCGAGTCCAATGAGATTTTCCAGATCGGCGGCGGCGACCAGGTGTCTTACAAGGATTTGATCACGGAGTACTCGCGCCAGCGCAAATTGTGGCGCATGTTGATCCCCGTTCCGGTGCTGACGCCGTATCTCTCCAGCCTGTGGCTGGCGCTGGTGACGCCGGTGTATGCGCGCGTCGGACGCAAGCTGATCGAAAGCATCAAAAGCCCGACCGTAGTCACCGATCACCGCGCGAAGACGGTGTTCCCCGACATTCAGCCGATGGGCATGGCGGCGTCCATCGAGTACGCGCTTCGCGAGATCGAGCTGTTCGGTCCCCCGGCGTGA
- a CDS encoding sensor histidine kinase gives MITAEDIMTSRILIVDDELTNVQLLEKVLQHEGYANFQSVTDPRRAIAAYQSFKPDLVLLDLNMPEVDGFEIMEQLKEIEKESYLPVLVLTAQADLNTRLRALRMGARDYVNKPFDISEICSRIRNILEVRRLHNQIRKQNEILEEKVKERTAAMIAYHQQLMHVEKLSAVGKLAASIAHEINNPLLGVRNILEQIQDGAQLNEDLKSLADLAVRETTRVMDLATRLKQFYRPSTGKSVPLDLHQVLDDMMALAMKNFQSKKIQVVKQYAEELPSVLGVEDQIKQVALNLLQNAEESIHDENGTIRIVTTTDGKHVTVEIEDTGCGIDSKDIPKIFEPFYTTKSEVKGTGLGLSVSYGIVQKHGGRIECASTPGKGTRFTLKFPVSQNGQEEGGGPA, from the coding sequence GTGATCACCGCAGAAGACATCATGACGTCCCGGATTCTGATTGTGGACGACGAGTTGACCAACGTCCAGCTTTTGGAAAAAGTGCTTCAGCATGAAGGTTACGCCAATTTTCAATCCGTCACCGACCCCCGCCGCGCCATCGCCGCTTACCAGTCGTTCAAGCCGGACCTGGTCCTGCTGGACCTGAACATGCCGGAGGTGGACGGGTTCGAGATCATGGAGCAGTTGAAGGAGATCGAAAAGGAATCCTACCTCCCGGTCCTGGTGCTCACCGCGCAGGCCGACCTCAACACCCGCCTGCGGGCGCTTCGTATGGGTGCGCGCGACTACGTGAACAAACCGTTCGACATCTCCGAGATATGTTCGCGCATCCGCAATATTCTGGAAGTACGGCGGCTTCACAATCAGATACGGAAGCAGAACGAAATTCTGGAAGAGAAAGTCAAAGAACGCACGGCGGCGATGATCGCCTACCACCAGCAGTTGATGCACGTGGAAAAACTCTCCGCCGTAGGCAAGCTGGCCGCCTCCATCGCGCATGAGATCAACAACCCCTTGCTTGGTGTGCGCAACATCCTGGAGCAGATTCAGGACGGGGCTCAGCTCAATGAGGACTTGAAAAGTCTGGCCGACCTGGCGGTGCGGGAGACGACGCGGGTGATGGACCTGGCCACGCGGCTCAAGCAGTTTTACCGGCCGTCCACCGGCAAGTCCGTGCCTTTGGACTTACACCAGGTGTTGGATGACATGATGGCGCTTGCCATGAAAAACTTTCAGTCGAAAAAGATCCAGGTGGTCAAGCAATACGCCGAGGAGTTGCCTTCCGTGCTGGGGGTGGAAGACCAGATCAAACAGGTGGCGCTGAACCTTCTGCAGAACGCGGAGGAGTCCATCCACGATGAAAACGGTACAATCCGTATCGTCACCACGACGGATGGCAAGCACGTGACGGTGGAAATAGAAGACACCGGATGCGGCATCGATTCAAAGGACATCCCGAAAATTTTCGAACCGTTTTACACCACCAAGTCGGAAGTGAAGGGGACCGGCCTGGGGCTTTCGGTCAGTTACGGCATCGTGCAGAAACACGGCGGCCGTATCGAGTGCGCCAGCACGCCGGGGAAGGGAACCCGGTTCACCCTGAAATTTCCCGTATCCCAGAACGGACAGGAGGAGGGCGGCGGACCGGCCTGA
- a CDS encoding NADH-quinone oxidoreductase subunit B family protein, producing the protein MRHLFGKIFKVGRITEPLAAGENRIEVLGRGLERKIRKHFKGSLAIRAVDAGSCNGCELEIHAMNNPYYDLEQYGVHFVASPRHADMLLVTGPVTRNMETALKMTYDAVPNPKLVVAVGDCAACGGEFNVSYASLGRVADVIPVDIVVHGCPPSPTDLIRGILSAMENLPE; encoded by the coding sequence ATGCGACATCTGTTCGGCAAAATTTTCAAAGTAGGACGGATCACCGAGCCCCTAGCCGCCGGAGAAAACAGGATCGAGGTCCTGGGGCGGGGGTTGGAGCGGAAAATCCGGAAGCATTTCAAGGGTTCCTTGGCCATCCGCGCGGTCGATGCGGGATCGTGCAATGGATGCGAGCTGGAAATCCATGCCATGAACAATCCGTATTACGACCTCGAACAATACGGTGTTCATTTTGTTGCCTCTCCGCGTCACGCCGATATGCTGCTTGTAACCGGGCCGGTAACGCGCAATATGGAAACCGCATTGAAAATGACTTACGATGCGGTTCCCAATCCCAAGCTGGTAGTCGCGGTAGGAGACTGTGCCGCGTGCGGCGGAGAGTTCAACGTGTCTTATGCCAGCCTTGGCCGGGTGGCCGATGTCATCCCTGTGGATATCGTGGTGCACGGATGCCCTCCCAGCCCCACCGATCTGATCCGAGGAATTCTCTCCGCTATGGAGAACCTGCCCGAATGA
- a CDS encoding ATP-binding protein, translating to MNSWHVNGTLEVTSEFLREVLEASSQGMVCTNSTGMVVWVNRSAEAMLSGPYESLEQQLMDSFIAAEDMEVYREALDRQVKAKVPPTTVCLQLSGYGRKNFDAVVGLSTMVYGGAILVIHAIQAMEHKAEEAPVDIGDASSSNAAGFEKLMNRLSHHLPGPVGDVVVLSYQALRRFEEDGDRGGAPSGKTLDRAVGELARLLAEMGLNEALVPGWSPKCQKVVLDQVVSRVEHEFGDVFQTPPNRLEMGYLPVVEGDPEKLYLLFRNLVANAVAFRKKKTPLVVTLDSFQGGNGVWHILIKDNGIGFNNEDSDRIFQPFVQLGPAGERLGSGLGLTVCQRIVTEMGGKISALSEKGEGTTVILTFPGRAQ from the coding sequence ATGAATTCCTGGCACGTGAATGGCACTCTGGAGGTCACCAGCGAATTTTTGCGGGAAGTGCTGGAAGCGAGTTCTCAGGGTATGGTCTGTACCAACTCCACCGGCATGGTGGTGTGGGTGAACCGGTCGGCCGAGGCGATGTTGAGCGGTCCCTACGAATCGCTCGAACAGCAGTTGATGGATTCATTTATCGCGGCTGAAGATATGGAGGTGTATCGCGAGGCTCTGGACCGGCAGGTGAAAGCAAAGGTGCCGCCGACAACCGTCTGTTTGCAATTGTCGGGGTATGGGCGGAAAAACTTCGACGCGGTGGTGGGGTTGAGCACCATGGTTTATGGAGGCGCTATTCTGGTGATTCATGCCATCCAGGCAATGGAACACAAAGCAGAAGAGGCGCCGGTAGATATTGGAGATGCTTCCTCCAGCAATGCGGCCGGGTTCGAAAAGCTTATGAACCGGTTGAGCCACCATCTTCCCGGACCGGTGGGAGATGTGGTGGTGCTCAGCTACCAGGCATTGAGACGTTTTGAAGAAGATGGAGACCGGGGAGGAGCGCCCAGCGGGAAGACTTTGGACCGGGCGGTCGGGGAGTTGGCGCGGCTTTTGGCGGAGATGGGATTGAATGAGGCGTTGGTCCCCGGCTGGTCGCCCAAATGTCAAAAGGTGGTTTTGGATCAGGTCGTTTCCCGCGTGGAGCACGAGTTTGGTGATGTTTTTCAAACACCGCCGAACCGGTTGGAAATGGGTTACCTGCCGGTGGTGGAGGGGGACCCGGAAAAGTTGTATCTGTTGTTCCGCAACCTGGTGGCCAATGCGGTGGCGTTTCGCAAAAAGAAAACCCCGCTGGTCGTCACGCTGGACAGTTTTCAGGGGGGCAATGGGGTGTGGCACATTCTGATAAAAGACAACGGAATCGGGTTCAATAATGAGGATTCCGACCGCATTTTTCAGCCGTTTGTGCAACTGGGGCCGGCGGGGGAACGTCTGGGCTCAGGACTGGGTTTGACCGTATGCCAGCGGATCGTTACGGAAATGGGAGGGAAGATATCCGCGCTTTCGGAAAAGGGCGAGGGCACCACGGTGATTCTCACTTTTCCCGGTCGGGCCCAATGA